A single Ketogulonicigenium vulgare WSH-001 DNA region contains:
- the rpsT gene encoding 30S ribosomal protein S20: MANTPQSAKRARQNAARFAVNKMRRSRIRTYLRKVEEALASGDQAVAAEALKNAQPELMRGVTKGVFHKNTASRKVSRLAARVKALATA; encoded by the coding sequence ATGGCAAATACGCCCCAATCCGCCAAGCGCGCCCGTCAGAACGCGGCTCGCTTTGCAGTGAACAAGATGCGCCGTTCGCGTATCCGCACCTACCTGCGCAAGGTTGAAGAGGCTCTGGCCTCGGGCGATCAGGCTGTTGCAGCCGAAGCGCTGAAGAACGCCCAACCCGAGCTGATGCGCGGCGTGACCAAAGGCGTCTTCCACAAGAACACCGCCTCGCGCAAAGTGTCGCGTCTGGCCGCTCGTGTGAAAGCACTGGCAACCGCATAA
- the mutM gene encoding bifunctional DNA-formamidopyrimidine glycosylase/DNA-(apurinic or apyrimidinic site) lyase produces MPELPEVETVRRGLLPVMEGQVIAAADVRRPDLRWPFPPDMAQRLTGKRVLSLRRRSKYILADLDSAETLLIHLGMSGRMLISGVMIGEYEHARALPEKHDHVVLDMAGGARIAFNDARRFGAMDLMATDAVDQNPLIAVLGPEPFGNDFSPAYLAARLAGRKTPIKSALLDQHIVAGLGNIYVCEVLFRARIHPARLAGDLTALEADRLVPLIRDVLDEAIRAGGSSLRDYQKTDGTLGYFQHAFQVYGREGQPCSTPGCIGTVARIVQAGRSSFFCPLCQAIHR; encoded by the coding sequence ATGCCCGAACTGCCCGAGGTTGAAACCGTCCGCCGCGGCCTTTTGCCGGTGATGGAGGGGCAGGTGATCGCAGCCGCCGATGTACGCCGTCCCGATCTGCGCTGGCCGTTTCCACCCGATATGGCGCAGCGCCTGACGGGCAAGCGCGTGCTGTCGCTGCGGCGGCGGTCGAAATACATCCTTGCCGATCTGGACAGTGCCGAGACGCTGCTGATCCATCTGGGCATGTCGGGGCGGATGCTGATTTCGGGCGTGATGATCGGCGAATATGAACATGCGCGGGCGCTGCCGGAAAAGCACGACCATGTGGTGCTGGACATGGCAGGGGGCGCGCGGATCGCCTTTAACGACGCGCGTCGCTTTGGGGCGATGGATCTGATGGCGACAGACGCCGTCGATCAGAACCCGCTGATTGCGGTGCTGGGGCCCGAGCCCTTTGGCAATGATTTCTCGCCCGCCTATTTGGCGGCGCGACTTGCGGGGCGCAAAACACCGATCAAATCGGCGCTGCTGGACCAGCATATCGTGGCGGGCCTTGGTAATATCTATGTCTGCGAGGTCCTGTTTCGCGCCCGCATCCACCCCGCGCGCCTTGCGGGGGATTTGACCGCGCTTGAGGCCGATCGCCTCGTCCCCCTGATCCGCGATGTGCTGGACGAGGCGATTCGTGCTGGCGGCTCGAGCTTGCGCGATTATCAAAAGACCGACGGCACTTTGGGCTATTTCCAGCATGCCTTCCAGGTTTATGGCCGCGAGGGGCAACCCTGTAGCACGCCGGGCTGTATCGGCACGGTGGCACGAATCGTCCAAGCGGGCCGTTCCAGCTTTTTCTGCCCGCTCTGTCAGGCCATCCATCGCTGA
- the ubiE gene encoding bifunctional demethylmenaquinone methyltransferase/2-methoxy-6-polyprenyl-1,4-benzoquinol methylase UbiE produces MATDDQKTTHFGFQNVPEGEKSGRVQGVFRSVASKYDIMNDVMSVGIHRLWKDAMMDWLAPRAGQRLLDVAGGTGDISFRFLRRAGGAHATVLDLTEPMLIAGRQRAEAEDMAAQLDWVVGDAMALPFPDNSFDVYTISFGIRNVTRPEVALAEAYRVLRPGGRLMVLEFSQLPNPALQKAYDLYSFNVIPRMGQIIANDRDSYQYLVESIRKFPDQDTFLGMIRAAGFENAAYRNLSLGIAALHSGWKI; encoded by the coding sequence ATGGCAACGGATGATCAAAAGACCACCCATTTCGGTTTTCAGAACGTGCCAGAGGGCGAAAAGTCCGGCCGCGTGCAAGGGGTGTTCCGCTCGGTCGCCAGTAAATACGACATTATGAACGACGTGATGTCGGTGGGCATCCACCGGCTGTGGAAAGATGCGATGATGGACTGGCTGGCGCCGCGCGCAGGCCAGCGCCTATTGGATGTGGCGGGCGGCACGGGCGATATCTCGTTCCGGTTCCTGCGGCGCGCGGGCGGCGCCCATGCCACCGTGCTGGACCTGACCGAGCCCATGCTGATCGCCGGGCGCCAACGCGCCGAGGCCGAGGATATGGCCGCGCAGCTGGATTGGGTGGTCGGCGATGCGATGGCCCTGCCCTTTCCCGACAACAGCTTTGACGTCTATACGATCAGCTTTGGCATCCGAAACGTCACCCGCCCCGAGGTTGCGCTGGCCGAGGCCTACCGCGTGCTGCGTCCCGGTGGGCGGCTGATGGTGCTGGAATTCAGCCAATTGCCGAACCCCGCGCTGCAAAAAGCCTATGACCTTTATTCGTTCAACGTGATCCCCCGCATGGGCCAGATCATCGCGAATGACCGCGACAGCTATCAATATCTGGTCGAATCGATCCGCAAATTCCCCGATCAAGACACGTTCCTTGGTATGATCCGCGCGGCGGGCTTTGAAAACGCCGCCTATCGCAATCTGTCACTGGGCATTGCGGCGCTGCATTCGGGCTGGAAGATCTGA
- the ubiB gene encoding 2-polyprenylphenol 6-hydroxylase, translated as MRAVLHIWRLIRTGATFERTGAMSQVLHAVDAPRPLRIALHTLAFPFRWLGYRGDPALPPTTRALTALGPAYIKFGQIISTRSDVIGFDLAAELRILQDSLPPFALDEARVEIARELGAPVDTLFSEISPAVAAASIAQVHRAVVRETGETVAIKVLRPGIDKAFRRDIDAFRFCAKLIETLAPKARRLRPSDVVDHFESVVQDELDLRIEGASASEFRAKTHDDPMFHVPKVHWDLSARRVLTMEWVEGIQAADLQAMDAAGIDRAALAQRLLQQFLRHALRDGLFHGDMHQGNLRIGPNGQIIALDFGIMGQLDTYTRRVYAEILYGFVQRDYRRVAEAHFEAGYVPADRDIDAFARALRAIGEPIFGMDASRMSMAKLLSQLFDVTERFGMQTRTELILLQRTMVVVEGVTRHIDPRSNIWNTSGPVIEDYVRDNIGPRAFLADLSEAAKVLARLGPRLPDLAERRVIAFSTPPQTQAPKSRPLLWALTGAVIALVGFTLGALLH; from the coding sequence TTGCGCGCGGTCCTTCATATCTGGCGGCTGATCCGCACCGGCGCCACGTTCGAGCGCACCGGCGCCATGTCGCAGGTGCTGCACGCGGTCGATGCGCCCCGCCCGTTGCGGATCGCGCTGCACACGCTGGCCTTTCCGTTTCGATGGCTGGGTTATCGGGGCGACCCCGCGCTGCCGCCGACCACCCGCGCGCTGACAGCGCTGGGGCCGGCCTATATCAAATTCGGTCAGATCATCTCGACCCGGTCGGATGTGATCGGATTTGATCTGGCGGCCGAGCTGCGCATTTTGCAAGACAGCCTGCCCCCCTTTGCGCTGGACGAGGCGCGCGTTGAGATTGCCCGCGAACTGGGCGCACCGGTTGATACGCTTTTTTCCGAGATTTCCCCCGCCGTCGCCGCCGCCTCGATCGCGCAGGTGCATCGCGCGGTGGTGCGCGAGACGGGCGAGACTGTCGCGATCAAGGTTCTGCGGCCCGGTATCGACAAGGCGTTCCGCCGCGATATCGACGCCTTTCGCTTTTGCGCAAAGCTGATCGAGACGCTGGCCCCCAAGGCCCGCCGCCTGCGTCCCAGCGATGTCGTCGATCATTTTGAAAGCGTCGTGCAGGACGAGCTGGACCTGCGGATCGAGGGGGCGTCGGCCTCGGAATTCCGCGCCAAGACCCATGACGATCCGATGTTCCATGTGCCAAAGGTGCATTGGGATCTGTCCGCGCGCCGCGTGCTGACCATGGAATGGGTCGAGGGGATACAGGCCGCCGACCTTCAGGCGATGGATGCCGCCGGGATCGACCGGGCCGCGCTGGCGCAGCGCCTGCTGCAGCAATTCCTGCGCCATGCGTTGCGCGATGGGCTATTTCACGGCGACATGCATCAGGGCAATCTGCGTATTGGGCCCAATGGTCAGATCATCGCGCTGGATTTCGGCATTATGGGCCAGCTTGATACCTATACGCGCCGCGTCTATGCGGAAATTCTGTATGGTTTCGTACAACGCGACTATCGCCGCGTCGCCGAGGCGCATTTCGAAGCGGGCTATGTCCCCGCCGACCGCGATATCGACGCCTTTGCCCGCGCGCTGCGTGCGATTGGCGAGCCGATTTTCGGGATGGACGCCTCGCGCATGTCGATGGCCAAACTGCTGTCGCAACTGTTCGATGTGACCGAGCGTTTCGGCATGCAGACCCGCACCGAGCTGATCTTGTTGCAGCGCACCATGGTCGTGGTCGAGGGTGTCACCCGCCATATCGATCCGCGCAGCAATATCTGGAACACCAGCGGCCCGGTGATCGAGGATTACGTCCGTGACAATATCGGCCCGCGCGCCTTCCTTGCCGATCTGAGCGAAGCGGCCAAAGTGCTGGCCCGCCTTGGACCCCGCCTGCCCGATCTGGCTGAACGTCGCGTGATCGCATTCTCGACCCCGCCGCAGACACAGGCGCCAAAATCGCGCCCCCTGTTATGGGCGCTGACGGGCGCGGTGATTGCACTTGTTGGCTTTACCCTCGGGGCGCTGCTGCACTAA
- a CDS encoding flagellar hook capping FlgD N-terminal domain-containing protein has product MVTTTGVTPTTTANTATTSTQAALSSDFETFLKMLVAQVQNQDPLNPIDSNEYAAQLATFSGVEQQVQTNQLLNQLIAQTGIGNLGAMSGWIGKDVRVAAAASYEGAPVTLSPNPAALADRAEVVVKSSDGTEVHRFAIPVSAESVSWDGTTADGGTALEGLYTFEVASYVGDTLILQEQAEVYTTVREVQSASGAQYLIVSGGVAVSPSAVTALRG; this is encoded by the coding sequence ATGGTCACCACGACGGGCGTCACGCCAACCACAACCGCAAATACGGCCACCACCAGCACGCAGGCGGCGCTGTCGTCTGATTTCGAGACATTCCTGAAAATGCTGGTTGCGCAGGTGCAGAACCAAGACCCCCTGAACCCGATTGATTCCAACGAATATGCCGCGCAGCTTGCGACTTTTTCCGGGGTCGAGCAGCAGGTCCAGACCAACCAATTGCTGAACCAGTTGATCGCACAGACGGGCATCGGCAATCTGGGCGCGATGTCCGGCTGGATCGGCAAAGATGTGCGGGTCGCCGCAGCCGCCTCGTATGAGGGCGCACCCGTGACCCTGTCACCGAACCCGGCGGCCTTGGCAGATCGGGCCGAAGTGGTGGTGAAATCCAGCGATGGGACAGAGGTTCACCGCTTTGCCATCCCGGTCAGCGCGGAATCTGTCAGTTGGGACGGCACAACCGCAGACGGCGGCACCGCGCTCGAAGGTCTCTATACGTTCGAGGTTGCAAGCTATGTCGGCGATACGCTGATCCTGCAAGAGCAGGCCGAGGTTTATACAACCGTGCGCGAGGTCCAATCCGCAAGCGGGGCGCAATATCTGATCGTCAGCGGCGGCGTCGCCGTCAGCCCATCCGCCGTGACGGCGCTGCGCGGTTAG
- a CDS encoding flagellar hook-length control protein FliK, whose product MELNIATLLTGTEARSLPAVQVKTLLDEIETAETTFADLFVVIPTPLPAPAPLPPALGAEDLPAEAPVPEDPAIAPDAAMPSTLSLSAPMEASVTEKSDTEKPENPERPETLAAPAPLKAPLVPTPLAQAVLLLQVAPAPVAADAMTQSLAPVVPAPAPAPPRSRGTLPELAPLAAPLNLPRADGDAPSLVAAAPITTSDDSLMPILSTALSTAPSDLDIVAPPIPEARAEVVVEQTRLAQTTRDSAVQTSAPPASPTAAQAVDVARQIEAAISRSRDGALEIALSPEELGRLRLTLSEGQNGYSLQVVTDRPDTLDLLRRHIDVLAAELRDLGYGTLDLSFQQQGQGDAHTPYGGQGAENADAAPQIVTLRPRGDGQLDMRM is encoded by the coding sequence ATGGAGCTGAATATCGCAACGCTATTGACCGGGACAGAGGCGAGGTCGCTGCCAGCCGTGCAGGTGAAAACGCTGCTCGATGAGATTGAGACCGCCGAAACCACTTTTGCCGATCTTTTTGTTGTGATCCCGACACCATTACCCGCGCCCGCGCCTTTGCCGCCCGCGCTGGGGGCAGAAGATCTGCCCGCAGAGGCGCCCGTGCCCGAAGATCCGGCCATTGCGCCCGATGCCGCGATGCCGTCCACGTTAAGCCTATCCGCGCCAATGGAGGCGTCTGTCACCGAGAAATCTGACACTGAGAAACCTGAAAACCCCGAGCGGCCCGAGACGCTTGCAGCGCCCGCGCCATTGAAGGCACCGCTTGTACCGACGCCTCTCGCACAGGCGGTTTTACTGCTGCAGGTGGCCCCGGCACCGGTCGCGGCTGACGCAATGACCCAAAGCCTTGCGCCTGTCGTGCCTGCGCCTGCGCCGGCGCCGCCCCGGTCGCGGGGCACCTTGCCTGAGCTTGCCCCACTTGCCGCGCCTTTGAATTTGCCGCGCGCTGACGGGGACGCACCATCGCTGGTCGCGGCGGCGCCCATAACCACATCGGATGATTCCTTGATGCCGATCCTTTCCACGGCGCTTTCCACGGCCCCGTCAGATTTGGACATCGTTGCGCCCCCCATACCCGAGGCGCGGGCCGAGGTTGTCGTCGAACAGACTCGCTTGGCCCAAACCACTCGCGATTCTGCCGTGCAGACCTCTGCCCCGCCCGCATCGCCGACAGCCGCGCAGGCCGTTGATGTCGCGCGCCAGATCGAGGCTGCAATCTCGCGCAGCCGCGACGGCGCGCTTGAGATTGCGCTCTCGCCCGAAGAGTTGGGCCGTCTGCGCCTGACATTGTCCGAGGGGCAGAACGGCTATAGTTTGCAGGTTGTCACGGATCGGCCCGATACGCTGGATCTGCTGCGTCGCCATATCGATGTGTTGGCGGCAGAACTGCGTGATCTGGGCTATGGCACGTTGGATCTCAGCTTCCAGCAGCAGGGACAGGGTGATGCGCATACGCCTTATGGGGGGCAGGGCGCGGAAAATGCCGATGCCGCACCTCAGATTGTCACGCTGCGCCCGCGCGGTGACGGCCAGTTAGATATGCGGATGTGA
- a CDS encoding rod-binding protein produces MHIPPLPPTAPQTRLRDAAEALETSFLAEMLKSAGLGRAQAAMGGTGSDEFSTFLLEAQAREMVKAGGIGLAESLYQALAARGDHDAP; encoded by the coding sequence ATGCACATCCCCCCTTTGCCCCCCACCGCCCCACAGACGCGATTACGCGACGCAGCAGAGGCGTTAGAGACCAGTTTTCTGGCCGAAATGCTGAAATCTGCGGGGCTTGGCCGCGCGCAGGCCGCAATGGGCGGCACCGGATCAGATGAGTTCAGCACCTTCCTGCTTGAGGCGCAGGCGCGTGAAATGGTGAAAGCGGGCGGGATCGGCCTTGCCGAATCGCTCTATCAGGCGCTTGCCGCGCGCGGTGATCACGATGCCCCGTAA
- a CDS encoding flagellin, whose product MSSILTNNGAMVALQTLKATNSALTNVQAEISTGKSVANSKDNAAVWAISKVMESDVQGFTAIQDTLSLGESTVSVARQAAESITERLNAIKDNIVNAQTANVDRAKLQTAIDADIEQIRNIVSTAQFSGMNLIDGSTTTSSFLASLDRRADGTVGVSTIDVAGQNLSTGDYVATAVFGAATDGVTANSDAAAFNLDSGGGTGTIEIDAAATYAAGDKISLNIGGKTATYTVSEADVAATTPADLIAVGLKNAVDALGIADLSVDYDSGTPGTLAFTNDGGNDLTVSAQFKNAGAGGLSLLNTIDVTSDAGALAALNNIDSIVQTAIDASSAFGAVESRISTQADFVGKLNDSLKSGIGAMVDADMEEASARLQALQVQQQLGIQALSIANQSPQSLLSLFQ is encoded by the coding sequence ATGTCCAGCATTTTGACCAATAACGGCGCAATGGTTGCGCTGCAGACCCTGAAAGCCACCAACAGCGCCCTGACCAATGTGCAGGCCGAGATCTCGACCGGAAAATCGGTCGCGAATTCCAAGGATAACGCCGCCGTCTGGGCCATTTCCAAGGTGATGGAATCGGATGTTCAGGGCTTTACCGCCATTCAGGACACGCTCAGCCTTGGCGAATCGACTGTCTCGGTGGCCCGTCAGGCCGCCGAGTCGATCACCGAACGTTTGAACGCGATCAAAGACAATATCGTCAACGCGCAGACCGCGAACGTCGACCGCGCCAAACTGCAAACGGCGATCGATGCGGATATCGAGCAGATCCGCAATATCGTCTCGACCGCGCAATTCAGCGGTATGAACCTGATCGACGGCAGCACCACAACCTCCAGCTTCCTCGCCTCGCTGGATCGGCGCGCCGATGGCACGGTGGGCGTGTCGACCATTGATGTCGCGGGCCAGAACCTGTCGACCGGCGACTATGTGGCGACCGCAGTCTTTGGCGCGGCCACCGATGGCGTCACCGCCAATAGCGATGCGGCTGCCTTTAACCTCGACAGTGGCGGCGGTACCGGCACCATCGAAATCGACGCCGCCGCGACCTATGCGGCGGGCGATAAAATCTCGCTCAATATCGGCGGCAAGACGGCAACCTATACCGTGTCCGAGGCTGATGTTGCCGCGACCACACCGGCTGACCTGATCGCCGTCGGCCTGAAAAATGCCGTCGACGCGCTGGGCATTGCGGATCTGAGCGTAGATTACGATTCGGGCACCCCCGGCACGCTGGCCTTCACAAATGATGGCGGCAATGACCTGACGGTCAGCGCGCAGTTCAAGAACGCCGGTGCGGGCGGCCTCAGCCTGCTGAACACGATCGACGTGACATCGGATGCAGGCGCGCTGGCCGCGCTGAACAATATCGACAGCATCGTGCAGACGGCGATTGATGCGTCATCGGCGTTTGGTGCGGTGGAAAGCCGTATCTCGACCCAAGCGGATTTTGTCGGCAAGCTGAACGATTCGCTAAAATCGGGGATTGGCGCGATGGTGGATGCCGATATGGAAGAGGCGTCGGCCCGTCTGCAGGCGCTGCAGGTGCAACAACAACTGGGCATTCAGGCGCTGTCGATCGCGAACCAATCGCCGCAATCGCTGCTGTCGCTGTTCCAGTAA
- the flaF gene encoding flagellar biosynthesis regulator FlaF has product MNAIEMARSFYGNALLGLRDTRSTEQAIFSRITAALIAAEGANFPTKVKALHDNRRLWTWLAADVASAQNQLPADLRARLFYLAEFTLDHSSKVLREGADLAPLIDINRAMLLGLAPRQKEPA; this is encoded by the coding sequence ATGAACGCTATCGAAATGGCGCGCTCGTTCTATGGCAATGCCCTGCTCGGCTTGCGCGATACCCGCAGCACGGAACAGGCGATTTTCTCGCGCATTACAGCCGCGCTGATCGCCGCCGAGGGTGCGAATTTCCCAACCAAGGTCAAAGCGCTGCACGACAATCGTCGCCTGTGGACATGGCTTGCGGCCGATGTCGCCAGCGCCCAGAACCAACTGCCTGCTGATCTGCGCGCGCGGCTGTTTTATCTTGCCGAATTCACGCTGGATCATTCCAGCAAAGTGCTGCGTGAGGGCGCGGACCTTGCGCCGCTGATCGATATCAACCGCGCCATGCTGCTCGGGCTGGCCCCGCGGCAAAAGGAGCCTGCATAA
- the flbT gene encoding flagellar biosynthesis repressor FlbT, whose amino-acid sequence MAGLVLKLAPHERVLINGAVIENGDKRSRLSVVSPKANILRLRDAIAPDQATTPVRRVCYIAQLLLTGDCDRAEGRRQLLHGIEQLSQALVDPDSRRQLADATAASITEDYYRALRRLRALLPREERLLTPAAEA is encoded by the coding sequence ATGGCTGGCCTTGTTCTCAAACTCGCCCCGCATGAGCGTGTGCTGATCAATGGCGCTGTCATCGAAAACGGCGACAAACGCTCGCGTTTATCAGTCGTCTCGCCAAAGGCGAACATCCTGCGCCTGCGCGATGCGATTGCGCCTGATCAGGCGACGACACCGGTGCGCCGCGTCTGTTATATCGCGCAACTGCTGCTGACCGGCGATTGCGACCGGGCCGAGGGGCGCCGCCAACTGCTGCACGGGATTGAACAACTCAGCCAAGCGCTGGTCGATCCGGACAGTCGCCGCCAATTGGCCGATGCAACCGCCGCCAGCATTACCGAGGATTATTACCGTGCGTTGCGCCGTCTGCGCGCGCTGCTGCCGCGCGAAGAGCGGCTGCTGACACCAGCGGCGGAGGCCTAG
- a CDS encoding DUF1217 domain-containing protein → MSFQPVLPLSGYTGWRFLSQTLERQTAVFAASGEVAMNSTYFRDTIAKIQTPEDLLADRRLLSVALGAFGLQDDLNAKAFIKRVLVEGTDDKTAFANKLSDKRYAALANAFGFGNEGGARTADAGFADTILARYTAESFELAVGEQDNTMRLALNLSGGISDVMQHATSDSAQWFAMMGDSPLRSVFETALGFPTGFGQIDIDQQKQQFMARAKATFGVESFADFTDPAVQEKLIRLFMLRSEMNNSSLNSPASVALKLLGG, encoded by the coding sequence ATGTCGTTTCAGCCCGTTCTGCCCCTGTCCGGCTATACCGGTTGGCGTTTCCTCAGCCAAACGCTGGAACGCCAGACCGCCGTCTTCGCCGCCTCAGGCGAGGTTGCGATGAACAGCACATACTTTCGCGACACGATCGCAAAAATCCAAACGCCCGAGGATCTGCTTGCTGATCGCCGCTTGCTATCGGTCGCGTTGGGCGCCTTTGGCCTGCAAGACGATCTGAACGCAAAGGCTTTTATCAAGCGCGTCTTGGTCGAGGGCACGGATGACAAAACGGCCTTTGCCAATAAACTATCGGACAAGCGCTATGCCGCGCTGGCCAATGCCTTTGGCTTCGGGAACGAGGGCGGTGCGCGCACGGCTGACGCGGGTTTCGCAGATACGATTCTGGCTCGTTACACCGCCGAATCCTTTGAGCTTGCCGTGGGCGAGCAGGACAACACGATGCGTCTGGCGCTGAATCTGTCGGGGGGGATCAGTGATGTGATGCAACACGCCACCAGCGATAGCGCGCAATGGTTCGCGATGATGGGCGACAGCCCCTTGCGTTCGGTGTTCGAAACGGCGCTCGGCTTTCCGACGGGTTTTGGCCAGATCGATATTGATCAACAAAAACAGCAATTCATGGCCCGTGCCAAAGCAACCTTTGGCGTTGAAAGCTTTGCCGATTTCACCGACCCGGCCGTCCAGGAAAAACTGATCAGGCTGTTCATGCTGCGCAGCGAGATGAATAACAGCAGCCTCAACTCGCCCGCATCAGTGGCGCTGAAACTTCTGGGCGGCTGA
- a CDS encoding FliI/YscN family ATPase, translating into MRAKKPDHDQLVMMNRLTEAMADGPQSKPVGRILRATGGTLGIAGLAAFSRLGDRITVLAHGGPLQAEVIRVGVEEVTAVPEGVADGVAVDDRVILQGAPRFCPDDSWIGRVIDPDGAALDGRPLLHGLVPRDLRQSPPPAAARRAMGARLRTGYMVFDTLLPIVQGQRLGLFAGSGVGKSTLLGGLARSIAADVIVIGLVGERGREVRHFIEEVLGPQGMARAVVVAATSDAAPQQRRRCAWAATTVAEYFRDQGRQVLLMLDSVTRFAEAHRELASAAGEAAALRGYPASTGPTIAALCERAGPGMGQQGDITAIYSVLVQGSDMEEPVADMLRGTLDGHVILDRAIAESGRFPAVDVLRSVSRSLPAAASLPENALIAEARSHMGQYDRAALMIRAGLYVGGSDPIVDAAIAARPGLENLLAQSNLPSNAAAFAALRQVLTPLRVVGRG; encoded by the coding sequence ATGCGCGCGAAAAAACCAGATCATGATCAATTGGTTATGATGAACAGGCTGACCGAGGCGATGGCGGATGGGCCGCAGTCAAAACCTGTCGGCCGCATTTTGCGCGCAACCGGTGGCACGCTGGGGATTGCCGGATTGGCGGCATTTAGCCGCCTTGGCGACCGAATCACCGTCCTTGCTCATGGCGGCCCGCTGCAGGCAGAGGTGATCCGCGTCGGCGTGGAGGAGGTCACCGCCGTGCCCGAAGGCGTCGCGGATGGCGTCGCCGTCGATGATCGCGTCATCTTGCAAGGCGCGCCGCGCTTTTGCCCGGATGACAGCTGGATCGGGCGTGTGATTGATCCCGATGGCGCGGCTTTAGACGGGCGGCCGCTGCTGCACGGCCTTGTCCCGCGTGATCTGCGTCAATCGCCGCCGCCTGCCGCCGCACGTCGCGCGATGGGGGCGCGGCTGCGGACTGGATATATGGTGTTCGACACGTTGCTGCCCATCGTGCAGGGTCAGCGCCTCGGCCTTTTTGCCGGTTCGGGCGTCGGCAAATCGACACTGCTTGGGGGGCTTGCCCGCAGTATTGCGGCGGATGTCATCGTCATCGGCCTTGTGGGTGAGCGTGGCCGCGAGGTGCGCCATTTCATCGAGGAGGTGCTTGGCCCGCAGGGTATGGCGCGTGCCGTGGTGGTCGCGGCAACATCGGATGCCGCGCCGCAACAGCGCCGGCGCTGCGCTTGGGCTGCGACAACGGTGGCTGAATACTTTCGCGATCAGGGGCGACAGGTGCTGTTGATGCTGGATAGCGTCACCCGCTTTGCCGAGGCGCATCGCGAACTGGCCTCCGCTGCGGGCGAGGCTGCGGCCCTGCGCGGCTATCCTGCCTCGACCGGTCCCACGATTGCCGCACTGTGTGAGCGCGCCGGGCCGGGCATGGGCCAGCAGGGCGATATCACCGCGATCTATTCGGTGCTGGTGCAGGGGTCGGATATGGAGGAGCCGGTCGCCGATATGCTGCGCGGCACGTTGGATGGCCATGTCATTTTGGATCGCGCTATTGCCGAGAGCGGGCGTTTCCCGGCGGTCGATGTGCTGCGTTCGGTGTCCCGGTCGCTGCCGGCAGCGGCCAGCCTGCCGGAAAACGCGCTCATTGCCGAGGCCCGCAGCCATATGGGGCAATATGATCGCGCGGCGCTGATGATCCGGGCAGGGCTCTATGTCGGGGGTAGCGATCCTATTGTCGATGCCGCAATCGCCGCGCGTCCGGGGCTAGAGAACCTGTTGGCGCAAAGCAACCTGCCGTCCAACGCCGCCGCTTTTGCCGCGCTGCGGCAGGTGCTGACGCCGCTGCGCGTGGTTGGGCGGGGATGA
- a CDS encoding flagellar basal body protein — translation MHQNLALFGTAADMAAHASQRINQTAINIANADTPGYRAQTIGGFAEAYAGALPGSALRQTRAHHLAGDGLAPTNIQRAAVEESPNGNSVSLELETLAAIDAQREHNQALSIYRHGLTMLRTAIGG, via the coding sequence ATGCATCAAAATCTCGCGCTGTTTGGCACGGCTGCTGATATGGCGGCGCATGCCAGCCAGCGGATCAATCAAACCGCTATCAATATCGCGAATGCCGACACGCCCGGATATCGCGCGCAGACCATCGGCGGCTTTGCCGAGGCCTATGCCGGTGCCCTGCCCGGCAGCGCATTGCGCCAAACCCGGGCGCATCATCTGGCGGGCGACGGTCTTGCGCCGACCAACATCCAGCGTGCCGCGGTCGAGGAATCGCCCAATGGCAACTCTGTCTCGCTGGAGCTTGAGACCTTGGCCGCGATTGATGCCCAGCGCGAACATAATCAGGCCCTGTCGATCTATCGCCACGGGCTAACCATGCTGCGCACGGCGATCGGGGGATAG